In Deinococcus maricopensis DSM 21211, one genomic interval encodes:
- the rpmF gene encoding 50S ribosomal protein L32: MAKHPVPKKKTSKSKRDMRRSHHALVAPNLVECPQCHSKKLQHHVCGSCGYYDGRQVLSV; the protein is encoded by the coding sequence ATGGCCAAGCACCCCGTCCCCAAGAAGAAGACCAGCAAGAGCAAGCGCGACATGCGCCGCAGCCACCACGCGCTCGTCGCCCCCAACCTCGTCGAGTGCCCCCAGTGCCACAGCAAGAAACTGCAGCACCACGTGTGCGGCAGCTGCGGCTACTACGACGGCCGTCAGGTCCTGAGCGTCTGA
- the bshB1 gene encoding bacillithiol biosynthesis deacetylase BshB1, whose product MRTVYGTPQPLDWLCLAPHPDDAEIGAGGTLIRLARAGRAVGILELTRGENGTLGTPEQREAECVDAARIMGLAWRGQLDLPDGGLMDTPEQASTLARALRLTRPRVLVIPHHHDRHPDHFGAYHLAKRAAHLAALRKAPLDGDVHRVSTTLLYQGNGDINADLVVDVEAHLHDWATAIRAHVSQFSGETVSETVTPEVIERRTARLMYWGTLTRRRYAEAFELDAPLTLDPLSL is encoded by the coding sequence ATGCGCACCGTCTACGGCACGCCCCAACCCCTCGACTGGCTCTGCCTCGCCCCCCATCCGGACGACGCCGAAATCGGCGCGGGCGGCACCCTGATCCGCCTCGCCCGCGCGGGCCGCGCAGTCGGCATCCTCGAACTCACGCGCGGCGAGAACGGCACCCTCGGCACCCCCGAACAGCGCGAAGCCGAATGCGTGGACGCCGCTCGCATCATGGGCCTCGCGTGGCGCGGGCAACTGGACCTGCCCGACGGCGGCCTGATGGACACGCCCGAGCAGGCCAGCACCCTCGCGCGCGCGCTGCGCCTCACCCGCCCGCGCGTGCTGGTCATCCCGCACCACCACGACCGCCACCCGGACCACTTCGGCGCGTACCACCTCGCCAAGCGCGCAGCGCACCTCGCCGCGCTGCGCAAAGCCCCCCTGGACGGCGACGTGCACCGCGTCAGCACCACGCTGCTGTACCAGGGCAACGGCGACATCAACGCCGACCTCGTCGTCGACGTCGAAGCGCACCTGCACGACTGGGCGACCGCCATCCGCGCGCACGTCAGCCAGTTCAGTGGCGAAACCGTCAGCGAAACCGTGACGCCCGAAGTGATCGAGCGGCGCACCGCCCGCCTGATGTACTGGGGCACCCTCACGCGCCGACGGTACGCCGAGGCCTTCGAACTGGACGCGCCCCTCACCCTCGACCCACTCAGCCTGTAA
- a CDS encoding NUDIX domain-containing protein produces the protein MTGTVVLIGGGLPARGETAHVERVWTAWLPAPRVAVVPTASWGRPDLTGFVEDLIAYLAGFGVEAFLLPVGTHDDADDPAVLRALDGVGGVYVLGGDTRTLADALRGSALLRRVRALVEGGGVFVGVSAGAILAGVDGVDDQGRNVDGWHLWPGRAWPHADQPDFAFMGARLRGRDHVKLRDGDAGVWRDGELRLLPRPGRHRAGVLVVRAASGPLPDVTQPVSPAERAALEVLLLERHSPYRRGAYYIVPGGGLEAGEVPEAAAVREAHEELSLDVTLVRLAARVHVPDLARTEHYFLATASGEAALHPDSPEAARASARNTYAFRWVPVTALPDLPVFPAALRALDEALARGEVLEAQAEPLS, from the coding sequence ATGACCGGAACAGTGGTGCTGATCGGCGGGGGGCTCCCCGCGCGCGGGGAGACGGCGCACGTGGAGCGGGTGTGGACGGCATGGCTGCCCGCTCCGCGGGTGGCGGTGGTGCCGACGGCGTCGTGGGGGCGTCCGGACCTGACGGGGTTCGTGGAGGACCTGATCGCGTACCTTGCCGGGTTCGGCGTGGAGGCGTTCCTGCTGCCGGTCGGCACGCACGACGACGCGGACGACCCCGCTGTGCTGCGCGCGCTGGACGGCGTGGGCGGCGTGTACGTGCTGGGTGGGGACACCCGGACGCTGGCGGACGCGCTGCGCGGGTCGGCACTGCTGAGGCGCGTGCGCGCGCTCGTGGAGGGCGGGGGCGTGTTTGTGGGCGTCAGCGCGGGCGCCATTCTCGCCGGGGTGGACGGCGTGGACGATCAGGGGCGCAACGTGGACGGCTGGCACTTGTGGCCGGGCCGGGCGTGGCCGCATGCGGATCAGCCGGACTTCGCGTTCATGGGCGCGCGCCTGCGGGGCCGTGACCACGTGAAGCTCCGCGACGGCGACGCGGGCGTGTGGCGTGACGGGGAGCTGCGGCTGCTGCCACGCCCCGGGCGGCACCGTGCGGGCGTACTGGTCGTCCGCGCGGCCTCGGGGCCGCTACCGGACGTCACGCAGCCGGTGTCGCCGGCGGAGCGCGCGGCGTTGGAGGTACTGCTGCTGGAACGTCACAGCCCGTACCGGCGCGGCGCGTACTACATCGTGCCGGGCGGTGGACTGGAGGCCGGGGAGGTGCCGGAGGCCGCCGCGGTCCGCGAGGCCCACGAGGAACTGTCACTGGACGTCACGCTGGTGCGCCTCGCGGCGCGGGTGCACGTGCCGGATCTGGCGCGCACGGAACACTACTTCCTGGCGACCGCGAGCGGCGAGGCGGCCCTGCACCCGGACAGCCCGGAAGCGGCGCGGGCGAGCGCGCGGAACACGTACGCATTCCGGTGGGTGCCGGTGACGGCCCTGCCGGACCTGCCAGTGTTCCCGGCGGCGCTGCGAGCCCTGGATGAAGCACTCGCGCGCGGGGAGGTGCTGGAGGCGCAGGCAGAGCCGCTGAGCTGA
- a CDS encoding glucose-1-phosphate adenylyltransferase family protein, whose product MASRSPRARGTRVDGQSVLTLILAGGQGKRMGVLTEDRAKPVMPFGGTYHLIDFALSNCVNSGLSDVWVVEEYELHSLNDHLRNGRPWDLDRTHGGLQVLPPYTGGDEEGGFARGNAHALWLQRQLIEEFDPDVLLVLSADHVYALDYGEVIRAHVARAAQLTMVTVPVPPGERASRFGNVVVGEDGRVRQFAYKPDKPISDTVTTEVFAYDARALLAALQALAEDGGAEALGDFGERLVPHFVEGGGAYAWAFDGYWRDVGLPDAYWRAHMDLLDRQSVVLDRPDWPILTAGIPRTPARIEDGAVVRGSILSYGCEVAGTVERSVLAPGVIVEAGATVRGSVLLRDVTVRAGATVERAIVDNDACIGAGARVGAAQGDLVVVGEGASVADGAVIAAGEQVAPTGT is encoded by the coding sequence ATGGCGAGTCGTTCCCCACGTGCGCGCGGCACCCGCGTTGATGGCCAGTCGGTGCTGACCCTGATTCTGGCGGGCGGCCAGGGGAAACGCATGGGCGTGCTCACCGAGGACCGCGCGAAGCCGGTGATGCCGTTCGGCGGTACGTACCACCTGATTGATTTCGCGCTCAGCAACTGCGTGAACAGCGGCCTGTCGGACGTGTGGGTCGTGGAAGAGTACGAACTGCACTCCCTGAACGATCACCTGCGCAACGGGCGCCCCTGGGACCTAGACCGCACGCACGGGGGGCTGCAGGTGCTGCCGCCGTACACGGGCGGCGACGAGGAGGGCGGCTTCGCGCGCGGGAACGCGCACGCGCTGTGGCTGCAGCGGCAGCTGATCGAGGAGTTCGACCCGGACGTGCTGCTGGTGCTGAGTGCCGATCACGTGTACGCGCTGGATTACGGCGAGGTGATCCGCGCGCACGTGGCGCGCGCGGCGCAGCTCACGATGGTGACGGTGCCGGTCCCGCCGGGCGAGCGCGCGTCCCGGTTCGGGAACGTGGTGGTCGGCGAGGACGGGCGCGTGCGGCAGTTCGCGTACAAGCCGGATAAGCCGATCTCGGACACGGTCACGACGGAGGTGTTCGCGTACGACGCGCGGGCGTTGCTGGCAGCCCTGCAGGCCCTCGCGGAGGACGGTGGCGCGGAGGCGCTGGGGGATTTCGGGGAGCGGCTGGTGCCGCACTTCGTCGAGGGGGGCGGGGCGTACGCGTGGGCGTTCGACGGGTACTGGCGGGACGTGGGCCTGCCGGACGCGTACTGGCGCGCGCACATGGACCTGCTCGACCGGCAGTCGGTGGTGCTGGACCGCCCGGACTGGCCGATCCTCACGGCAGGCATTCCGCGCACGCCCGCGCGCATCGAGGATGGCGCCGTGGTGCGGGGCAGCATCCTGTCGTACGGGTGCGAGGTGGCGGGCACCGTGGAGCGCAGCGTACTCGCGCCGGGCGTGATCGTGGAGGCGGGCGCGACAGTGCGCGGCAGCGTGTTGCTGCGCGACGTGACGGTGCGGGCGGGCGCGACCGTGGAACGCGCCATCGTGGACAATGACGCGTGCATCGGAGCGGGCGCGCGGGTAGGCGCGGCGCAGGGGGACCTGGTCGTGGTGGGCGAGGGGGCGTCCGTGGCGGACGGCGCGGTCATCGCGGCCGGCGAGCAGGTCGCGCCCACCGGCACCTGA
- a CDS encoding 5-formyltetrahydrofolate cyclo-ligase: MTEAAKAAWRTRVRAERSALPDVSGAVTAHLRAFLRARGARVVLAYRALPGEVDVGDLADAFELLTTRARWRPAPHLTLHPWATATERSRFGALQPPADAPRVDRARVDAVLLPALAFDEVGFRLGYGGGFYDRLLAGWAVPTVGVTPEALVLPDVPRAAHDVPVAFLATERGVRRVKGR; encoded by the coding sequence GTGACGGAAGCGGCGAAGGCGGCGTGGCGAACGCGGGTGCGGGCAGAGCGATCGGCACTGCCGGACGTGAGCGGCGCGGTGACGGCGCACCTGCGCGCGTTCCTGCGAGCGCGGGGAGCGCGGGTGGTGCTCGCGTACCGGGCGCTGCCCGGCGAGGTGGACGTGGGGGACCTCGCGGACGCGTTCGAGCTGCTCACCACGCGCGCGCGCTGGCGGCCCGCGCCGCACCTGACGCTGCACCCGTGGGCAACCGCAACGGAACGCAGCCGGTTCGGGGCTCTGCAGCCCCCGGCAGACGCGCCCCGCGTGGACCGCGCGCGCGTGGACGCGGTGCTGCTGCCCGCACTCGCCTTCGACGAAGTGGGGTTCCGGCTGGGGTACGGCGGCGGCTTCTATGACCGGCTCCTCGCGGGCTGGGCGGTGCCGACCGTGGGCGTCACGCCGGAGGCGCTGGTGCTGCCGGACGTGCCACGCGCGGCGCATGACGTGCCAGTGGCGTTCCTCGCGACCGAACGGGGCGTGCGGCGCGTGAAGGGCCGTTAA
- a CDS encoding (2Fe-2S) ferredoxin domain-containing protein: MTAKYFRTNAHLLVCQHTNCASRGSALLHRALWNALERDGLAYYKRGGSVRLTSSGCLGACSHGPVLCVYRDAGGRLEEGWYAAVDFPLALQVARAAHEGAPLPADRKYGPAE; the protein is encoded by the coding sequence GTGACCGCCAAGTACTTCCGCACGAACGCGCACCTGCTGGTGTGTCAGCACACCAACTGCGCCAGCCGCGGCAGCGCCCTGCTGCACCGCGCCCTGTGGAACGCCCTGGAACGCGACGGCCTCGCGTACTACAAGCGCGGCGGCAGCGTCCGCCTCACCAGCAGCGGCTGCCTCGGCGCGTGCAGCCACGGCCCCGTCCTGTGCGTGTACCGCGACGCCGGCGGGCGCCTCGAGGAGGGCTGGTACGCCGCCGTGGACTTCCCGCTCGCGCTGCAGGTCGCGCGCGCCGCGCACGAAGGTGCGCCCCTGCCCGCCGACCGCAAGTACGGCCCCGCCGAGTAA
- a CDS encoding class I SAM-dependent DNA methyltransferase: protein MQRPPFTALASVYDAIMADIEYDDWAEFVLTYLRAEGVTPRRLLDLACGTGASSAPFAARGLDVTGLDYSADMLRVARERHPHLTFVQGDLRDFQVDGPFELITCIFDSLNNLTDPADLGRALARAHAHLAPGGYLAFDVNTRAGVRDLWEGDTIEGLTETPDGREVHYHWSHHYEPDTELGVVQAFVRVEGDEFVEVHRERGYDQADLDPLLAAAGFAEWTFVEYPDYAPPALDATRVWVFARVAPEGAGA, encoded by the coding sequence GTGCAGCGCCCCCCCTTTACAGCCCTCGCCAGCGTGTACGACGCCATCATGGCCGACATCGAGTACGACGACTGGGCGGAGTTCGTGCTCACGTACCTGCGCGCCGAAGGCGTCACGCCGCGCCGCCTGCTCGACCTCGCGTGCGGCACCGGCGCGAGCAGCGCGCCGTTCGCCGCGCGCGGCCTGGACGTCACTGGCCTGGACTACAGCGCGGACATGCTGCGCGTGGCGCGCGAACGGCACCCGCACCTCACGTTCGTGCAGGGCGACCTGCGGGACTTCCAGGTGGACGGCCCGTTCGAGCTGATCACCTGCATCTTCGACAGCCTCAACAACCTCACGGACCCCGCTGACCTGGGCCGCGCACTCGCGCGGGCGCACGCGCACCTCGCGCCCGGCGGGTACCTCGCGTTCGACGTGAACACCCGCGCGGGCGTCCGCGACCTGTGGGAGGGCGACACCATCGAGGGCCTCACCGAAACGCCGGACGGCCGCGAGGTCCACTACCACTGGTCGCACCACTACGAGCCGGATACGGAACTGGGCGTCGTGCAGGCGTTCGTGCGCGTCGAAGGCGACGAGTTCGTGGAAGTGCACCGCGAACGCGGGTACGACCAGGCGGACCTCGACCCGCTGCTCGCCGCAGCCGGGTTCGCGGAGTGGACGTTCGTGGAGTACCCGGATTACGCGCCGCCCGCGCTGGACGCCACGCGCGTGTGGGTGTTCGCGCGTGTGGCGCCGGAGGGAGCGGGCGCGTGA
- a CDS encoding NAD(P)H-dependent glycerol-3-phosphate dehydrogenase: MSVLVLGAGGWGTALAVMLARHGTPATLWARRADFAAELRGARENRAYLPGVPLPDAVTVTEDLGVVSAFAWALVVVPSRGVEELLGNLPRTLGVVLCAKGLAEDGARLTTLAARLGFTRVAVLSGPNHAEEVARGLPAATVVASSDAAFAQDVQRALMTPSFRVYTSADVVGVELGGVLKNVMAVAGGLVDGLRLGDNAKAAILTRGLREMGRYLIASGADDDTLYGLSGLGDLIATATSVHSRNRAAGEAIARGEPPVQGGKVAEGVRTAGLLADWAQAHGHDLPITRAVARVVAGTWTPPQALASLMERGAKPE, encoded by the coding sequence GTGAGCGTGCTGGTGCTCGGCGCGGGCGGCTGGGGCACGGCCCTGGCCGTCATGCTCGCCCGGCACGGCACGCCCGCCACGCTGTGGGCGCGCCGCGCGGACTTCGCGGCGGAACTGCGCGGCGCGCGCGAGAACCGCGCGTACCTGCCGGGCGTGCCGCTGCCCGACGCCGTGACCGTCACGGAGGACCTGGGCGTGGTGAGCGCCTTCGCGTGGGCGCTGGTGGTCGTCCCATCGCGCGGCGTGGAGGAGCTGCTGGGCAACCTGCCGCGCACCCTCGGCGTGGTCCTGTGCGCCAAGGGCCTCGCGGAGGACGGCGCGCGCCTCACCACGCTCGCGGCGCGGCTCGGGTTCACGCGCGTGGCGGTGCTGAGCGGCCCGAACCACGCCGAGGAGGTCGCGCGCGGCCTGCCCGCCGCGACCGTCGTGGCCAGCAGCGACGCGGCGTTCGCGCAGGACGTGCAGCGCGCCCTGATGACGCCGTCCTTCCGCGTGTACACGAGCGCGGACGTGGTGGGCGTGGAACTGGGCGGCGTCCTGAAGAACGTCATGGCCGTCGCGGGCGGCCTCGTGGACGGCCTGCGCCTCGGAGACAACGCGAAGGCCGCGATCCTGACGCGCGGCCTGCGCGAGATGGGCCGTTACCTGATCGCCAGCGGCGCCGACGACGACACCCTGTACGGCCTGAGCGGCCTGGGCGACCTGATCGCCACGGCCACGAGCGTGCACTCCCGCAACCGCGCGGCCGGTGAGGCCATCGCGCGCGGTGAGCCGCCGGTGCAGGGCGGGAAGGTCGCGGAGGGCGTGCGCACGGCGGGCCTGCTGGCCGACTGGGCGCAGGCGCACGGGCACGACCTGCCCATCACGCGGGCGGTCGCGCGCGTCGTGGCGGGCACGTGGACGCCGCCGCAGGCCCTCGCGAGCCTGATGGAGCGCGGCGCCAAACCGGAGTAG
- a CDS encoding VWA domain-containing protein, with protein MLLQRGEKRRLGDLGVTTTFTVQFDAGLRGADVSVFGLDDDRQLRDDQYFVFYNQPRSPHGALTTTAQPSSAGGTFEVNLGALPASITRLMFVATHDDTPFSAAAQGTWTLTHAGGTAAQYTYAGSDFGAERAVMVAEVYRHNGEWRVAAVGQGFGGGLQALLEHFGGQAEEAAPAPAPAPDTLPEPSAEKVSLRKQQVTAVLQRAGIEHVKARVMVVMDASGSMRALYRNGVVQDTLERLIPVALKLDDNEAMEFWYYAERFAQMGDLDQHSVVGLVGDVMPQKNPLLPAHVHSIGGGNNEPPVMEDVLRQHREAQAEDRAAGVGIMPTLVLFLTDGGISGSSKKIAQLIKGSSSEPLFWQFIGLGDANYGILRQLDTLQGRVIDNSGFFAVDDIAQVTDEVLYDRMLSEFAGWWKAWQQLQPPAAPTPRPAPTAAVSLRKNGAVQLQKAATLRAALEWKGQGDLDLYAFYVLADGTSGKVYYRDLGHKDRAPYITLSGDSRVPGREEIVIHRPDALRHVLISAYSAVENGLGSFASYQPRAVVTDGGAQRVDVPVLNRNHFSFWVALASIDFTSPSGPTIRHVERYSRIGTERSPTLNADGTFTMNTGPVEFKGR; from the coding sequence ATGCTGCTCCAACGAGGGGAAAAACGCCGCCTGGGCGATCTGGGCGTCACCACGACATTCACCGTGCAGTTCGACGCGGGCCTACGCGGCGCCGACGTGAGCGTGTTCGGCCTGGACGACGACCGCCAGCTGCGCGACGACCAGTACTTCGTGTTCTACAACCAGCCGCGCAGCCCGCACGGCGCGCTGACCACCACCGCGCAGCCCAGCAGCGCGGGCGGCACCTTCGAGGTCAACCTGGGCGCCCTCCCAGCGTCCATCACGCGCCTGATGTTCGTCGCCACGCACGACGACACGCCGTTCAGCGCCGCCGCGCAGGGCACCTGGACCCTCACGCACGCCGGCGGGACCGCCGCGCAGTACACGTACGCCGGCAGCGACTTCGGGGCGGAGCGTGCCGTGATGGTCGCGGAAGTCTACCGCCACAACGGCGAGTGGCGCGTGGCCGCCGTCGGGCAGGGCTTTGGCGGTGGCCTGCAGGCCCTGCTAGAGCACTTCGGCGGTCAGGCCGAGGAGGCCGCCCCGGCTCCCGCGCCCGCACCGGACACCCTGCCGGAACCGAGCGCCGAAAAGGTAAGCCTGCGCAAGCAGCAGGTCACGGCCGTGCTGCAACGCGCCGGCATCGAGCATGTCAAGGCGCGCGTGATGGTCGTGATGGACGCGTCCGGCAGCATGCGCGCCCTGTACCGGAACGGCGTCGTGCAGGACACCCTGGAGCGCCTGATTCCCGTGGCGCTGAAACTCGATGACAACGAGGCGATGGAGTTCTGGTACTACGCGGAGCGGTTCGCGCAGATGGGCGACCTCGATCAGCACAGCGTCGTCGGCCTGGTCGGCGACGTCATGCCGCAGAAGAACCCGCTCCTCCCGGCGCACGTGCACAGCATCGGCGGGGGGAACAACGAACCGCCCGTCATGGAGGACGTGTTGCGCCAGCACCGCGAAGCGCAGGCGGAGGACCGCGCGGCCGGCGTGGGAATCATGCCGACGCTGGTGCTGTTCCTCACGGACGGCGGCATCAGCGGCAGCAGCAAGAAGATCGCGCAGCTCATCAAAGGCAGCAGCAGCGAGCCGCTGTTCTGGCAGTTCATCGGCCTGGGCGACGCGAACTACGGCATCCTGCGGCAACTCGACACGCTGCAGGGCCGCGTGATTGACAACAGCGGCTTCTTCGCGGTGGACGACATCGCGCAGGTCACGGACGAGGTGCTGTACGACCGCATGCTCAGCGAGTTCGCGGGGTGGTGGAAGGCCTGGCAGCAGCTCCAGCCGCCGGCGGCGCCCACGCCGCGGCCCGCGCCCACCGCCGCCGTCAGCCTGCGCAAGAATGGCGCCGTGCAGCTCCAGAAGGCCGCCACGCTCCGCGCCGCGCTGGAATGGAAAGGCCAGGGGGACCTCGACCTGTACGCCTTTTACGTCCTCGCGGACGGCACCAGCGGCAAGGTGTACTACCGCGACCTGGGCCACAAGGACCGCGCGCCGTACATCACGCTGTCCGGTGACAGCCGCGTGCCCGGCCGGGAGGAGATCGTCATTCACCGCCCGGACGCGCTGCGGCACGTGCTGATCAGCGCGTACAGCGCCGTGGAGAACGGCCTCGGGTCGTTCGCGAGCTACCAGCCGCGCGCGGTCGTCACGGACGGCGGCGCGCAGCGCGTGGACGTGCCGGTCCTGAACCGCAACCACTTCAGCTTCTGGGTGGCGCTCGCCAGCATCGACTTCACCAGCCCCAGCGGCCCCACCATCCGGCACGTGGAGCGCTACTCACGCATCGGCACGGAACGCAGCCCCACCCTGAACGCCGACGGGACCTTCACCATGAACACCGGCCCGGTCGAGTTCAAAGGCCGCTGA
- a CDS encoding RNB domain-containing ribonuclease, giving the protein MTAEALTAAQRTDLELIARGKQQKSRTLRERGLPETPEAAHALLLQLGLWTTHHNPHPERGGVQLTPPQHDLPDLPDEARTDLTHLTALAIDDDGNQDPDDALSLETLPDGTRRLWVHVADVAALIPPDSPADLEARARGATLYLPEGTVPMLPPAVVERLGLGLQDTSPALSISIDFEGHWEPTVVDVVATTVRVTRLTYRDAQARLDAGDPLLVDLAALAGAHRTYREDGGAVTITLPEVKVTAQDGDVHITPLPPLTARTIVQECMMLAGWAAAVWADDQEVPLPYAAQDAPHRDVRGDTLAAHWARRKTLARTRFQTAPAAHRGMGLDLYAQATSPMRRYLDLVVHQQLRAVLRGDEPLAGRDIAARTAEANMSADAVRAAERASRRHWTLKHLANHPERVWDAVIVERRGPQAVALIPDLALDTTLHSAHPVGTPLRLQLVQADLPNLQARFREVNA; this is encoded by the coding sequence ATGACCGCCGAGGCCCTCACCGCCGCGCAGCGCACCGACCTGGAACTCATCGCGCGCGGCAAACAACAGAAAAGCCGCACCCTCCGTGAACGCGGCCTGCCCGAAACGCCCGAAGCTGCCCACGCGCTCCTGCTCCAGCTCGGCCTCTGGACCACCCACCACAACCCTCACCCCGAACGCGGCGGCGTCCAGCTCACCCCCCCGCAACATGATCTCCCGGACCTCCCCGACGAGGCCCGCACCGACCTCACGCACCTCACCGCCCTCGCCATCGACGACGACGGCAACCAAGACCCGGACGACGCCCTCAGCCTCGAAACCCTCCCGGACGGCACACGCCGCCTGTGGGTGCACGTCGCCGACGTCGCCGCCCTGATCCCCCCCGACAGCCCCGCCGACCTCGAAGCGCGCGCGCGCGGCGCCACCCTGTACCTCCCCGAAGGCACGGTGCCCATGCTGCCCCCCGCCGTCGTGGAACGCCTCGGCCTCGGTCTGCAGGACACCAGCCCCGCACTCAGCATCAGCATCGACTTTGAAGGGCACTGGGAACCCACCGTCGTGGACGTCGTCGCCACCACGGTGCGCGTCACGCGCCTCACGTACCGCGACGCGCAGGCCCGCCTCGACGCGGGCGACCCGCTCCTCGTGGACCTCGCCGCCCTCGCGGGCGCACACCGCACGTACCGTGAGGACGGCGGCGCCGTCACCATCACCCTCCCTGAAGTGAAAGTGACCGCGCAGGACGGCGACGTGCACATCACGCCCCTGCCGCCGCTCACCGCGCGCACCATCGTGCAGGAATGCATGATGCTCGCCGGGTGGGCCGCCGCCGTCTGGGCCGACGACCAGGAAGTGCCTCTCCCCTACGCCGCGCAGGACGCCCCGCACCGCGACGTGCGCGGCGACACCCTTGCCGCGCACTGGGCCCGCCGCAAGACGCTCGCGCGCACCCGCTTCCAGACGGCGCCCGCCGCGCACCGCGGCATGGGCCTCGACCTGTACGCGCAGGCCACCAGCCCCATGCGCCGCTACCTCGACCTCGTCGTGCACCAGCAGCTCCGCGCAGTCCTGCGCGGCGACGAGCCCCTCGCCGGGCGCGACATTGCCGCCCGCACCGCCGAGGCGAACATGAGCGCCGACGCCGTCCGCGCCGCCGAACGCGCCAGCCGCCGCCACTGGACCCTCAAGCACCTCGCCAACCACCCAGAACGCGTCTGGGACGCCGTCATCGTGGAGCGCCGCGGCCCGCAGGCCGTGGCGCTCATCCCCGACCTCGCCCTCGACACGACGCTGCACAGCGCCCACCCGGTCGGCACGCCCCTGCGCCTGCAGCTCGTGCAGGCGGACCTCCCGAACCTGCAGGCGCGCTTCCGCGAAGTGAACGCCTGA
- a CDS encoding DUF2089 domain-containing protein, translated as MPRPLPLPFPGAQDAPIVTELEFRDAGATVRGEFTLNEFATLTPDNLEFLRLYIKVRGNLKEVERVLGVSYPTVRARFDTLLRAIGYEPEPQDPRDETLALLERGEITPEEATRRLRK; from the coding sequence ATGCCCCGCCCGCTGCCCCTGCCCTTTCCCGGCGCGCAGGACGCCCCTATCGTCACCGAGCTGGAGTTCCGTGATGCGGGCGCCACCGTGCGCGGCGAGTTCACCCTCAACGAGTTCGCCACGCTCACCCCGGACAACCTGGAGTTCCTGCGCCTGTACATCAAGGTGCGCGGCAACCTCAAGGAAGTCGAGCGCGTCCTCGGCGTCAGCTACCCCACCGTCCGGGCACGTTTCGACACGCTGCTGCGCGCCATCGGGTACGAGCCGGAACCCCAGGACCCCCGCGACGAAACCCTCGCCCTGCTCGAACGCGGCGAGATCACCCCGGAAGAAGCGACCCGCCGCCTGCGCAAATGA
- a CDS encoding DUF1990 family protein, which yields MFSLRRPTAARVAAFRARAEAAGWSYAPVGGTRAGGPVRGYFLDRREVVLGHGEAVFARARRALRGWAPFAGGWPALCGTPAPVAPGVTVVLRVRTLGVYSLVANRVVYVVDEPRRFGFAYGALHGHVAAGEELFSVTHGADDAVRFSLLAFSRPQATLAYLGAPVMRAVQRRVGRAYARAMLNAVRAP from the coding sequence ATGTTCAGCCTGCGCCGCCCCACGGCTGCGCGCGTCGCGGCGTTCCGCGCGCGTGCGGAGGCGGCGGGCTGGTCGTACGCTCCGGTGGGCGGCACGCGCGCCGGCGGGCCCGTGCGCGGGTACTTCCTGGACCGGCGTGAGGTGGTGCTCGGGCATGGCGAGGCGGTGTTCGCGCGGGCGCGGCGGGCCCTGCGGGGGTGGGCGCCGTTCGCGGGCGGGTGGCCGGCCCTGTGCGGGACGCCCGCGCCGGTGGCGCCGGGCGTGACCGTTGTGCTGCGGGTGCGGACGCTGGGCGTGTACAGCTTGGTGGCGAACCGGGTGGTGTACGTCGTGGATGAGCCGCGCCGGTTCGGGTTCGCGTACGGCGCGCTGCACGGGCACGTCGCGGCGGGCGAGGAGCTTTTCTCGGTGACGCACGGCGCGGACGACGCGGTACGGTTTTCGCTGCTGGCCTTTTCGCGGCCTCAGGCGACCCTAGCGTACTTGGGGGCGCCGGTGATGCGCGCCGTACAGCGCCGCGTGGGCCGCGCGTACGCGCGGGCGATGCTGAACGCGGTCCGGGCGCCCTGA